A single window of Ananas comosus cultivar F153 linkage group 19, ASM154086v1, whole genome shotgun sequence DNA harbors:
- the LOC109725263 gene encoding ethylene-responsive transcription factor 3-like — protein sequence MRKGRPAAAAERRSGQRGGAGRRRRPVPRRAARPWGRFARKSAPGAQGARVAAHLDSARSPRALRRRRPAPFRAPRPRPLPTLRLLPPPTTTQRASPASPLRRRPPSPSPSPPPPHSPPLHRPATSSLSSTVESSAAPRPPPPPRRRPGTPPASAAAAAFDQDDLRSDCGSSSSVVDDDGGDVASAYRIHPSPSPCPPLSFDLNAVPLPDDDDDSPITALRL from the coding sequence ATGCGGAAGGGAAggccagccgccgccgccgaacgGCGGTCCGGACAGCGGGGCGGCGCGGGGCGGAGACGGAGGCCGGTTCCGCGGCGTGCGGCGCGGCCGTGGGGCCGCTTTGCGCGGAAATCCGCACCCGGCGCGCAAGGCGCGCGTGTGGCTGCGCACCTCGACTCCGCGAGGAGCCCGCGCGCGCTACGACGCCGCCGCCCCGCGCCCTTCCGCGCCCCAAGGCCAAGACCACTTCCCACACTCCGCCTCCTCCCACCACCGACAACAACACAACGCGCCTCTCCCGCCtcccctctccgccgccgccctccttctccttccccttccccaccaccaccacattCGCCGCCGCTCCACCGGCCCGCCACCAGCAGCCTCAGCTCCACCGTCGAGTCTTCAGCGGCCccgcgcccgccgccgccgccgcggcggcggcccgGCACCccccccgcctccgccgccgccgccgcctttgATCAGGACGACCTCCGCAGCGACTGCggatcctcctcctccgtcgtcGACGACGACGGTGGCGATGTCGCCTCCGCCTACCGGATCCACCCTTCCCCCTCCCCTTGCCCCCCGCTCTCTTTCGATCTCAACGCCGTCCCCCtccccgacgacgacgacgactcccCCATCACCGCGCTCCGCCTCTGA